One window of the Natrinema sp. CBA1119 genome contains the following:
- a CDS encoding type 1 glutamine amidotransferase — protein MSQLRIAVLNAAHRDENTTRNFRRELDASLAEFDVTDGAVPDDFDYDGAVVTGSRASVYWDDEWMAPVKEWVGEAIDRGVPFLGVCWGHQLLADVLGGTVADMGVYEVGYSEIEQVVDAESRLFDGIDETFTAFTSHSDEVAELPPGAEPLAQNDYSNHGFRADRVFGVQFHPEYDTKTARELVHRKELSDERLESILGEITDENYQRSCEAKLVFDNFLEFVREVKRIETTADASASVSRSD, from the coding sequence ATGAGTCAACTGCGAATCGCCGTCCTGAACGCAGCCCATCGGGACGAGAACACGACGCGGAACTTCCGGCGCGAACTCGACGCCTCCCTGGCGGAGTTCGACGTCACTGACGGCGCGGTACCGGACGATTTCGACTACGACGGAGCCGTCGTGACCGGCTCTCGAGCGTCGGTCTACTGGGACGACGAGTGGATGGCACCCGTCAAAGAGTGGGTCGGTGAGGCGATCGATCGCGGGGTCCCGTTCCTCGGCGTCTGTTGGGGTCACCAGCTGTTGGCCGACGTTCTCGGCGGCACCGTCGCGGACATGGGGGTCTACGAGGTCGGCTACAGCGAGATCGAGCAGGTCGTGGATGCAGAGTCGCGACTGTTCGACGGCATCGACGAGACGTTCACCGCCTTCACCAGCCACTCCGACGAGGTCGCAGAGTTGCCGCCCGGTGCCGAGCCCCTCGCCCAGAACGACTACTCCAACCACGGCTTCCGCGCGGACCGAGTCTTCGGCGTCCAGTTCCACCCCGAGTACGATACGAAGACCGCTCGCGAACTCGTCCACCGGAAGGAGCTCTCCGACGAACGCCTCGAGTCGATCCTCGGCGAAATCACGGACGAAAACTATCAGCGGTCCTGCGAGGCGAAACTGGTCTTCGACAACTTCCTCGAGTTCGTTCGCGAGGTAAAGCGGATCGAGACCACTGCTGACGCGTCGGCTTCGGTCAGTCGTTCCGACTGA
- a CDS encoding redoxin domain-containing protein has product MPDFEVVELGPADHPEPGEAAPDFTRPLVTDEFWEDRTLSELVDERDGRTILVFTPMTGSFVAKYVWDELAERDWDERADRVVGVTASTPYGVKRFLEDSDSPFTFFSDPGNEVAASYGIDHDLDGMTGISEPRVAFFALGADCTVEGAWVATDWPEFPDYDDLEDELGLV; this is encoded by the coding sequence ATGCCCGACTTCGAGGTCGTCGAACTCGGCCCAGCGGACCACCCCGAACCCGGCGAAGCAGCCCCCGACTTCACCCGGCCGCTCGTCACCGACGAGTTCTGGGAGGATCGGACGCTGTCCGAACTCGTCGACGAACGCGACGGCCGAACCATCCTCGTCTTCACGCCGATGACCGGCTCCTTCGTCGCGAAGTACGTCTGGGACGAACTCGCGGAACGCGACTGGGACGAACGCGCGGACCGGGTCGTCGGCGTCACGGCCTCGACCCCTTACGGCGTGAAACGCTTCCTCGAGGACAGCGACTCCCCCTTTACGTTCTTCAGCGATCCCGGAAACGAGGTCGCGGCGTCGTACGGGATCGACCACGACCTCGACGGCATGACCGGCATCAGCGAACCGCGAGTCGCCTTCTTCGCGCTCGGCGCAGATTGCACCGTCGAGGGCGCGTGGGTCGCCACCGACTGGCCCGAGTTCCCCGACTACGACGACCTCGAGGACGAACTCGGCCTCGTGTAA
- a CDS encoding conditioned medium-induced protein 4: protein MNDKTEELRDIFTDVTDGEETVTESQENTRGSLERDERSDEDRLESVVQQMRERYEFETSLSDDELITVARAFYDDRSDDEVADELGVDADEVFEARLSLHLVGETDADEVDLAAIRDREEDDATLADEYDVSEARIRRYRRVAEAEDQSRAANDRYRDEFASVLADADLSERMTSDLREDGLEDATEGMETEVEF from the coding sequence ATGAACGATAAAACCGAGGAGCTCCGGGATATCTTCACCGACGTCACCGATGGCGAGGAAACTGTCACCGAATCACAGGAGAACACCCGCGGTTCGCTCGAGCGAGACGAGCGATCGGACGAGGACCGCCTCGAGAGCGTCGTCCAGCAGATGCGTGAGCGCTACGAGTTCGAAACGTCGCTCTCGGACGACGAGTTGATCACGGTCGCCAGAGCCTTCTACGACGACCGGAGCGACGACGAGGTCGCCGACGAGCTGGGGGTCGACGCGGACGAGGTCTTCGAGGCGCGACTGTCGTTGCACCTCGTCGGCGAGACCGATGCGGACGAGGTCGACCTCGCGGCGATCCGTGACCGCGAGGAGGACGACGCGACGCTGGCCGACGAGTACGACGTGAGCGAGGCCCGGATCCGACGATACCGTCGCGTCGCCGAGGCGGAAGACCAGTCCCGCGCGGCGAACGATCGCTACCGCGACGAGTTCGCCAGCGTCCTCGCCGACGCCGATCTCTCCGAGCGCATGACGTCCGACCTCCGCGAAGACGGCCTCGAGGACGCGACGGAGGGGATGGAGACCGAAGTCGAGTTCTGA
- a CDS encoding class I adenylate-forming enzyme family protein codes for MGAFAVTLSLARRAEHFPDRTAVVDISERRLHAPAGTIHEDRVSYGELSTVAERTAERLSTLAIGPGETVCLVTRNRVAALALFFACRRLGATFAPISHLLTPATVERPFDVLEPDLVVSEAAQRDLVRSIPFDRAVTLEELSETERDDVDADERPSMENPLLALHGDTGRPVAGYSPDAIERNCLTSVAAWGVAANDTVPLTAPLSTAAGLVRVALSVLYVGGTLLLDRAFDPGDALAAIAEERATLLAGRETVLRDLAAQSGFEDAVESLERAICEAPVGDDVVAAYRECGVPIARVYGCLECPTALSQGFETESDSAGDDIDGTAVGRPVPDCRARLVDGGGDPLEGEADGRLQLSGPMLADGYVTAGGTGTENWDEPAELERDESDERSDRGRFIDGWFDTGDRFRRGGDGNYVRG; via the coding sequence GTGGGAGCATTCGCCGTGACCCTCTCGCTGGCTCGCCGGGCCGAGCACTTCCCGGATCGGACGGCGGTCGTCGACATCTCCGAGCGGCGACTTCACGCGCCTGCGGGGACGATCCACGAGGATCGCGTCTCCTACGGGGAGCTGTCGACGGTCGCGGAGCGGACGGCCGAGCGCCTCTCGACGCTGGCTATCGGTCCCGGAGAGACCGTCTGTCTCGTCACGCGAAACCGGGTCGCCGCGCTCGCGCTGTTTTTCGCCTGCCGACGCCTCGGTGCGACGTTCGCGCCGATCTCCCACCTCTTGACGCCGGCCACCGTCGAGCGCCCGTTCGACGTCCTCGAGCCCGATCTGGTCGTCTCGGAGGCGGCCCAGCGCGATCTGGTACGATCGATCCCGTTCGATCGGGCGGTGACGCTCGAGGAACTATCCGAAACCGAGCGAGACGATGTCGATGCCGACGAGCGACCGTCGATGGAAAACCCGCTGCTTGCCCTCCACGGTGATACGGGTCGACCAGTCGCCGGCTACTCGCCCGACGCCATCGAGCGCAACTGCCTCACGAGCGTCGCGGCGTGGGGGGTCGCCGCGAACGATACCGTCCCGCTCACCGCGCCGCTCTCGACCGCCGCCGGCCTCGTCCGCGTCGCGCTGTCGGTGCTGTACGTCGGCGGCACGCTCTTGCTCGACCGCGCGTTCGACCCCGGCGACGCGCTGGCCGCGATCGCCGAGGAGCGGGCGACGCTGCTGGCCGGTCGGGAGACCGTCCTTCGAGATCTCGCGGCCCAATCCGGCTTCGAGGACGCCGTCGAGTCGCTCGAGCGAGCCATCTGCGAGGCCCCGGTCGGTGACGACGTGGTCGCGGCGTACCGGGAGTGTGGCGTCCCGATCGCACGAGTGTACGGTTGCCTCGAGTGTCCGACCGCCCTGAGCCAGGGATTCGAAACCGAGAGCGATTCGGCGGGAGACGATATCGATGGGACCGCTGTCGGCCGCCCGGTGCCGGACTGTCGCGCCCGGCTAGTCGACGGCGGGGGCGACCCCCTCGAGGGTGAAGCGGACGGCCGATTGCAGCTCTCCGGACCGATGCTCGCCGATGGTTACGTGACTGCCGGTGGGACCGGTACGGAGAACTGGGACGAACCCGCCGAACTCGAGCGCGACGAGTCCGACGAGCGTAGTGACCGCGGTCGGTTTATCGACGGCTGGTTCGACACCGGCGACCGGTTTCGCCGAGGTGGGGACGGGAACTACGTTCGTGGATAA
- a CDS encoding alpha/beta fold hydrolase yields the protein MPTASNGSVSLHYDRAGEGDSVVFVPEAGLGGWLWGWQHAAVAGPHEVVVWDLRGTGRSDAPPGPYALETLVADLEAVLSECEIRNAHLVGCGLGGAIALEAARTSSRVATLTLFGTAARGDEYDLEPLFAPPDDRDALRRSIAAGLSDDFLEAQPDVLDGIADWRADGDADREGWDAQVAALEGFDATAWLVEVTQPTRVIHGGADELVSPAAGRDLVRGLPRGEFRELEGAGHLAFVERSRTVNDLLLGFLEAQTDDSE from the coding sequence ATGCCGACCGCATCGAACGGGAGCGTCTCACTGCACTACGACCGCGCGGGCGAGGGGGACTCCGTCGTCTTCGTCCCCGAGGCCGGCCTCGGCGGCTGGCTCTGGGGCTGGCAACACGCCGCCGTCGCCGGCCCCCACGAGGTCGTCGTCTGGGACCTCCGCGGCACTGGCCGCTCCGATGCGCCGCCCGGCCCCTACGCCCTCGAGACGCTCGTCGCCGACCTCGAGGCGGTCCTTTCGGAATGCGAAATCCGCAACGCCCACCTCGTCGGCTGCGGACTCGGCGGTGCGATCGCGCTCGAGGCGGCCCGGACCTCGAGTCGCGTGGCGACGCTGACGCTGTTCGGAACCGCGGCTCGCGGGGACGAGTACGACCTCGAGCCGCTCTTTGCGCCGCCGGACGATCGGGACGCGCTTCGCCGATCGATCGCGGCGGGGCTCTCCGATGACTTCCTCGAGGCCCAGCCCGACGTGCTGGACGGGATCGCTGACTGGCGAGCGGACGGCGACGCCGACCGCGAGGGGTGGGACGCTCAGGTCGCGGCGCTCGAAGGTTTCGACGCGACAGCGTGGCTGGTCGAGGTGACCCAGCCGACGCGGGTGATTCACGGCGGTGCGGACGAACTGGTTTCGCCCGCCGCCGGGCGGGACCTCGTTCGGGGACTTCCGCGAGGGGAGTTCCGCGAACTCGAGGGGGCCGGCCACCTGGCCTTCGTCGAGCGCTCGCGGACGGTCAACGATCTGTTGTTGGGCTTTCTCGAGGCGCAGACGGACGATTCCGAGTGA
- a CDS encoding glutathione S-transferase N-terminal domain-containing protein: protein MSETAEPPITFYRLQGCPYCERVTRLLNEYDLSYRSRFVEPMHSERNVVKRVAGVRTVPVVTDENTGVTMAESANIVDYLESTYGEGDRPDAAAASTGGGD, encoded by the coding sequence ATGAGCGAGACCGCCGAACCACCGATCACGTTCTACCGGCTCCAGGGCTGTCCGTACTGCGAGCGGGTCACCCGGCTGTTGAACGAGTACGACCTCTCGTACCGATCGCGGTTCGTCGAACCGATGCACTCCGAGCGGAACGTCGTCAAACGCGTCGCCGGTGTCCGAACCGTCCCCGTCGTCACCGACGAGAACACGGGCGTCACGATGGCTGAAAGCGCCAACATCGTCGACTACCTCGAGTCGACCTACGGCGAGGGCGATCGCCCCGACGCGGCCGCGGCGAGTACGGGAGGTGGCGACTGA
- a CDS encoding (Fe-S)-binding protein: MNTIAQTRETYWGITSVEYAVFYLLAFIAIAVLTYGVYQRFSRYAEGDDDSFSRVNDLGNRIVSATRTVLSNEKQFNRDLYGGLMHSFIMWGFLTLFIATLIIMVDQYAFQKVLHMTFWEGDFYLAYSFIVDAMGLLFVVGIGMAMYRRYWVRNHRLWDRHTSTEDDIFIWTLFALGVGGFLLEGLRIYSAGIPDYEIVSFVGYGLALAFNGIGLATLGAEQAGLNGAGLNVENLHWLAWWTHSLIAFFFIAWIPYAKPFHMLSSFANVVTRDEKAGQRLPNVPSDLDATNAESIDDFTWKEILDQDACTKCGRCSSVCPAKASDRPLDPRNVILDLKSYREDLDAGGEEQPIVADGGTSVINAETMESCMACMACMDACPVEIEHLKSFTRLNRQMTDQGDVAPSMQDVFQNVMQNGNTFGDSPRNRGDWADELEFDVTDAREEEVDYLWYVGDFPSYDERNKQVARSLATILKEADVSFGILFDDEKFDGNDIRRVGEELLYVELAGHHVETWEDCEFDKIVCTDPHSYNTFKNEYPEVNFDEFSDDPMMPFDYEEQWNEDGEIEIYHWTQAVEELVADGALDLSGTELDYTVTYHDPCHLGRYNDEYEAPRELIKATGCTLDEMPRNRSNSFCCGGGGGGLWMDFEEEPKPSEERIREALEDTDAGSGVEKFVVACPMCMTMYEDGRKTGGYEDEIEVVDVAELIVEAIGKADEAQVEVAAD; encoded by the coding sequence ATGAACACCATCGCACAAACAAGGGAGACGTACTGGGGGATCACCAGCGTCGAGTACGCGGTGTTCTATCTCCTTGCGTTTATCGCCATCGCCGTCCTCACCTACGGCGTCTACCAGCGGTTCAGCCGCTACGCCGAGGGGGACGACGATTCGTTCTCTCGGGTCAATGACCTCGGAAACCGAATCGTGAGCGCGACCAGAACCGTGCTCTCGAACGAGAAGCAGTTCAACAGGGACCTCTACGGCGGACTGATGCACTCGTTTATCATGTGGGGATTCCTGACGCTGTTCATCGCGACCCTGATCATCATGGTCGATCAGTACGCCTTCCAGAAAGTCCTCCACATGACGTTCTGGGAGGGCGACTTCTATCTCGCCTACTCGTTCATCGTCGACGCGATGGGGCTGCTGTTCGTCGTCGGCATCGGAATGGCCATGTACCGACGCTACTGGGTCCGTAACCACCGCCTCTGGGACCGCCACACCTCCACCGAAGACGACATCTTCATCTGGACGCTGTTCGCGCTCGGCGTCGGCGGCTTCCTCCTCGAGGGGCTGCGGATTTACAGCGCCGGTATCCCCGACTACGAGATCGTCAGCTTCGTCGGCTACGGGTTGGCGCTCGCCTTCAACGGGATCGGCCTCGCCACGCTGGGAGCCGAGCAGGCGGGGCTCAACGGGGCCGGCCTAAACGTCGAGAACCTCCACTGGCTCGCGTGGTGGACCCACTCGCTGATCGCCTTCTTCTTCATCGCGTGGATCCCCTACGCCAAGCCGTTCCACATGCTCTCTTCGTTCGCAAACGTCGTCACGCGCGACGAGAAGGCCGGTCAGCGCCTTCCGAACGTCCCCTCGGATCTCGACGCGACCAACGCGGAATCCATCGACGACTTCACCTGGAAAGAGATCCTGGACCAGGACGCCTGTACCAAGTGCGGCCGCTGTTCCTCCGTCTGTCCGGCGAAGGCCTCCGATCGTCCGCTCGATCCGCGCAACGTCATTCTCGACCTGAAATCGTATCGGGAAGACCTCGACGCCGGCGGCGAGGAACAACCCATCGTCGCCGACGGCGGGACGAGCGTGATCAACGCGGAGACCATGGAGTCCTGCATGGCCTGTATGGCTTGCATGGACGCCTGCCCCGTCGAGATCGAGCACCTCAAGAGCTTCACCCGGCTCAACCGCCAGATGACCGACCAGGGCGACGTCGCCCCCAGCATGCAGGACGTCTTCCAGAACGTCATGCAAAACGGCAACACGTTCGGCGACTCGCCGCGCAACCGTGGCGACTGGGCCGACGAACTCGAGTTCGACGTCACCGACGCCCGCGAAGAGGAAGTCGACTACCTCTGGTACGTCGGCGACTTCCCGAGCTACGACGAGCGAAACAAGCAGGTCGCCCGCTCGCTGGCGACCATTCTGAAGGAGGCCGACGTCAGCTTCGGCATCCTCTTCGACGACGAGAAGTTCGACGGCAACGACATCCGCCGCGTCGGCGAAGAGTTGCTCTACGTCGAACTGGCCGGCCACCACGTCGAGACCTGGGAGGACTGTGAGTTCGACAAAATCGTCTGTACGGACCCCCACTCCTACAACACGTTCAAGAACGAGTATCCGGAGGTCAACTTCGACGAGTTCTCGGACGATCCGATGATGCCGTTCGACTACGAGGAGCAGTGGAACGAGGACGGCGAGATCGAGATCTATCACTGGACGCAAGCCGTCGAGGAACTCGTCGCGGACGGCGCCCTCGACCTGAGCGGCACGGAACTCGACTACACGGTCACCTACCACGACCCGTGTCATCTCGGCCGATACAACGACGAGTACGAGGCCCCCCGCGAACTCATCAAAGCCACAGGCTGTACGCTCGACGAGATGCCCCGCAACCGCAGTAACTCCTTCTGCTGTGGCGGCGGCGGTGGCGGCCTCTGGATGGACTTCGAGGAAGAACCAAAACCCAGCGAGGAACGCATTCGGGAGGCGCTCGAGGACACCGACGCCGGCAGCGGCGTCGAGAAGTTCGTCGTCGCCTGCCCGATGTGCATGACGATGTACGAGGACGGCCGCAAGACCGGCGGCTACGAGGACGAGATCGAGGTCGTCGACGTCGCCGAACTCATCGTCGAAGCGATCGGGAAAGCAGACGAAGCGCAGGTCGAAGTCGCTGCGGACTGA
- the alaS gene encoding alanine--tRNA ligase, whose amino-acid sequence MSELEEEYRLEYFEEEGFERKECPECGAHFWTRDESRVTCGEPPCEEYGFIDNSGFDESYDLSEMREAFLSFFEANEHERIDPYPVAANRWRDDVLLTQASIYDFQPLVTSGETPPPANPLCVSQPCIRMQDIDNVGKTGRHTMAFEMMAHHAFNTREDVEEDEYAYYGEVYWKDRTVELCDGFFESMGVDLEEVIYIEDPWVGGGNAGPAIEVIYRGVELATLVFMSMEQDPDGEYEMKDGNRYSPMDTYIVDTGYGLERWTWVSQGTPTVYEAVYPDMIAFLKENAGIDHTEEQEELIHRTAKLAGHMDIDEAEDMETARGEIAAELGVDAAELEALMEPLEDIYAIADHCRTLAYMLGDGIVPSNVGTGYLARMVLRRTKRLCDTVGVDAPLDELVDMQAERLAYENRDTIRDIVRTEVEKYRETLERGGRRVETLAEEYAKKGEPIPIEELIELYDSHGIQPDMVAEIAEETGAAVDVPDDFYSLVAKRHDTPEAVAAAEEGENERFEDLPETEKLYYDDQERTQFEAVVLDVFEREEGYDVVLDQTMFYPEGGGQPADTGTLSTDDTTLEIEDVQIVDGVILHRADEDPGKGELVNGQVDGERRRQLMRHHTATHIVIHAARQVLGEHIRQAGAQKGVESSRIDVRHYDRIDRETVKRIEDRANEIVMDNTAVSQEWPDRHDAEAEYGFDLYQGGIPPGEQIRLIHVDEDTQACGGTHVARTGDIGTIKILNTERVQDGVERITFAAGEAAIAATQEKEDALYEAAEILDVSPADVPETAERFFEEWKGRGKQIEDLKEQLAEARAGGGGGGEEVDVGDTTAVVDRIDADMDELRATATAIAEEGKIAVLGSGESGAQFVVAVPDDVGVNAGEVVGELAGRVGGGGGGPPDFAQGGGPNVEALDDALEDAPDVLRQVLNA is encoded by the coding sequence ATGAGCGAACTAGAGGAGGAGTACCGCCTCGAGTACTTCGAGGAGGAAGGGTTCGAGCGCAAGGAGTGTCCGGAGTGTGGCGCTCACTTCTGGACGCGCGACGAGAGCAGGGTGACCTGCGGTGAGCCGCCCTGCGAGGAGTACGGCTTTATCGACAACTCTGGATTCGACGAGTCGTACGATCTGTCGGAGATGCGCGAGGCCTTTCTCTCCTTCTTCGAGGCCAACGAGCACGAGCGAATCGATCCATACCCGGTCGCGGCCAACCGCTGGCGCGACGACGTCCTGTTGACGCAGGCGTCGATTTACGACTTCCAGCCGCTGGTGACGAGCGGCGAGACGCCGCCGCCGGCGAACCCACTCTGCGTCTCCCAACCCTGTATCCGGATGCAGGACATCGACAACGTCGGCAAGACGGGGCGGCACACCATGGCCTTCGAAATGATGGCCCATCATGCGTTCAACACGCGCGAGGACGTCGAAGAAGACGAGTACGCCTACTACGGCGAGGTCTACTGGAAGGACCGCACTGTCGAACTCTGCGACGGCTTCTTCGAGTCGATGGGCGTCGATCTCGAGGAGGTCATCTACATCGAGGATCCGTGGGTCGGCGGCGGCAACGCCGGCCCCGCCATCGAGGTCATCTACCGCGGCGTCGAACTCGCCACGCTCGTCTTCATGTCGATGGAGCAAGACCCCGACGGCGAGTACGAGATGAAAGACGGGAACCGCTACAGCCCGATGGACACCTACATCGTCGACACGGGCTACGGGCTCGAGCGCTGGACCTGGGTGTCTCAGGGCACCCCGACGGTCTACGAGGCGGTCTACCCCGACATGATCGCGTTCCTCAAAGAGAACGCGGGGATCGACCACACCGAAGAGCAGGAGGAACTGATCCACCGCACCGCGAAGCTCGCGGGCCACATGGACATCGACGAGGCCGAGGACATGGAGACCGCCCGCGGCGAGATCGCCGCCGAACTTGGCGTCGACGCCGCGGAACTCGAGGCGCTCATGGAGCCCCTCGAGGACATCTACGCGATCGCGGACCACTGCCGTACGCTGGCGTACATGCTGGGCGACGGGATCGTTCCCTCGAACGTCGGCACCGGCTACCTCGCGCGGATGGTGCTCCGGCGAACCAAACGGCTCTGTGACACGGTCGGCGTCGACGCGCCGCTGGACGAACTCGTCGACATGCAGGCCGAGCGCCTCGCATACGAGAACCGCGATACGATACGGGACATCGTTCGCACCGAGGTCGAGAAGTACCGCGAGACCCTCGAGCGGGGCGGTCGCCGGGTCGAGACGCTCGCCGAGGAGTACGCCAAGAAGGGCGAGCCGATCCCGATCGAGGAACTGATCGAACTCTACGACTCCCACGGGATCCAGCCGGACATGGTCGCGGAAATTGCCGAGGAGACGGGCGCAGCGGTCGACGTTCCCGACGACTTCTACAGCCTCGTCGCGAAGCGCCACGACACGCCCGAAGCGGTTGCGGCCGCCGAAGAGGGCGAAAACGAGCGCTTCGAGGACCTCCCCGAGACGGAGAAACTCTACTACGACGACCAGGAGCGCACCCAGTTCGAGGCGGTCGTCTTGGATGTCTTCGAGCGCGAGGAGGGGTACGACGTCGTCCTCGATCAGACGATGTTCTACCCCGAGGGCGGCGGTCAGCCCGCGGACACGGGAACGCTTTCGACCGACGACACCACCCTCGAGATCGAGGACGTCCAGATCGTCGACGGCGTCATCCTTCACCGGGCCGACGAGGACCCCGGGAAGGGCGAACTGGTCAACGGCCAGGTCGACGGTGAGCGCCGCCGACAGCTCATGCGACACCACACCGCGACCCACATCGTCATCCACGCCGCACGGCAGGTGCTCGGCGAGCACATCCGACAGGCCGGTGCCCAGAAGGGCGTCGAGAGCTCGCGGATCGACGTTCGCCACTACGACCGGATCGACCGCGAGACCGTCAAGCGGATCGAGGATCGCGCCAACGAGATCGTGATGGACAACACCGCGGTCTCCCAGGAGTGGCCCGATCGCCACGACGCGGAGGCGGAATACGGTTTCGACCTCTACCAGGGCGGTATCCCGCCGGGCGAGCAGATCCGACTGATCCACGTCGACGAAGATACGCAGGCCTGCGGTGGCACGCACGTCGCCCGGACCGGCGACATCGGGACGATCAAGATCCTCAACACCGAGCGCGTGCAAGACGGCGTCGAGCGGATCACCTTCGCGGCCGGCGAGGCCGCCATCGCGGCGACCCAGGAAAAAGAGGACGCGCTCTACGAGGCCGCCGAGATCCTCGACGTCTCTCCCGCAGACGTGCCCGAGACCGCCGAACGGTTCTTCGAGGAGTGGAAGGGACGGGGCAAGCAGATCGAGGACCTGAAAGAACAACTCGCCGAGGCTCGAGCCGGCGGCGGTGGCGGCGGCGAGGAGGTCGACGTCGGCGACACGACGGCCGTCGTCGACCGGATCGACGCCGATATGGACGAACTGCGCGCGACCGCGACTGCCATCGCTGAGGAGGGCAAGATCGCGGTCCTCGGCAGCGGTGAGAGCGGTGCCCAGTTCGTCGTGGCCGTGCCCGACGACGTGGGCGTCAACGCGGGCGAGGTCGTCGGCGAACTCGCCGGCCGAGTCGGCGGCGGCGGCGGCGGCCCGCCGGACTTCGCACAGGGCGGCGGCCCCAACGTCGAGGCGTTAGACGACGCGCTCGAGGACGCGCCGGACGTGTTGCGGCAGGTACTGAACGCCTGA
- a CDS encoding L-threonylcarbamoyladenylate synthase has translation MSELDRAADAIDSGALVVYPTETVYGLAADALEPEAVDRVFEVKGRDRSKPLSFAVPSVPSALRYVRATDRERRFMATFLPGPVTVLCRRREAVPDELTAGRDRVGVRVPDHPLALRLCERAETPITATSANVSGRASARKLADLDPEIREAAAVVLEGGETAGTESTVVDVSSETIHRRGAQADEIDAWLEDS, from the coding sequence ATGAGCGAACTGGACCGCGCGGCCGACGCGATCGATTCGGGAGCGCTCGTCGTCTATCCGACCGAGACGGTCTACGGCCTCGCCGCGGACGCACTCGAGCCCGAGGCCGTCGATCGCGTCTTCGAGGTGAAAGGGCGAGATCGATCGAAGCCGCTCTCCTTTGCGGTGCCGTCGGTCCCGTCGGCGCTCCGGTACGTCCGCGCGACCGATCGAGAGCGGCGGTTCATGGCGACGTTTCTCCCCGGCCCCGTGACAGTCCTCTGTCGGCGACGCGAGGCCGTCCCGGACGAACTCACGGCGGGCCGCGACCGCGTCGGCGTCCGCGTGCCGGACCACCCACTCGCGCTCCGACTCTGTGAGCGGGCCGAGACGCCGATCACCGCGACGAGCGCGAACGTCAGCGGTCGAGCAAGCGCCCGGAAACTCGCGGATCTCGATCCCGAGATACGGGAGGCCGCAGCAGTCGTCCTCGAGGGAGGCGAAACCGCCGGCACCGAAAGCACCGTCGTCGACGTCTCGAGCGAGACGATCCACCGTCGCGGTGCGCAGGCCGACGAGATCGACGCGTGGCTCGAGGACTCGTAA